The DNA window GTCGTCGTCGCAGCGCATCGCCGACATCATCAGTGTGATTGATGGCATTGCCTTCCAGACCAACATCCTGGCCTTGAACGCAGCGGTGGAAGCGGCACGCGCGGGTGAGCAGGGGCGCGGCTTTGCCGTGGTGGCCTCGGAAGTGCGCACCCTGGCGCAGCGTTCGGCGGCGGCGGCGAAGGAGATCAAGGGGCTGATCGATACCTCCGTGCAGGACGTGGCCGGTGGCGCGACGCTGGTGCAGCAGGCCGGTGAAACCATGCGCGAGATCGTGGACAGCGTGCAGCGGGTGACCGACATCATGGCCGAGATTTCGGCGGCGTCGCAGGAACAGTCGGCCGGCATCGAGCAGGTCAATCAGACTGTGGTGCACATGGATGAGGCGACGCAGCAGAATGCGGCGCTGGTGGAAGAGGCGTCGGCGGCCGCGCGCAGCATGGAGGAGCAGGCGCTGGCGTTGAATGACGCGGTGGATGTGTTTGTGTTGGCCGGTGCGCCGGGGTTGGCGCGCGCGGCGTAGGTTCCGAAGGCCGGCCGTTGGCCGGCCCAGGCGGTCCGTCAGCGGACGAATGCCGGGCCGGTCATGCCCGCTGCCAGGTGGTCGAGGAAGCTGGTGATCCGCGCACTCACCGCCGTGTTGCGGTAATACACCGCATGAATCGGCTGCCGCACTTCCACGGTCAACGCCGGCAGCACCTGCACAAGAGTGCCGGCGTCGCGGTCGCGCTGGGTCATGAAGTCACTCAGGCAGACGATGCCTGCCCCTGCCTGCGCCAGCCGCAGCAGGGTTTCGCCGCTGGATACCGAGACCTCCGGCTTGATGTGCAGCAAGGCATCGGTGCGCCCGGGTAGCGGCCAGTGGTTGAGTGAATCGGGCTCGCCGAAGCCCAGCAGTGCGTGCTGCTGCAGGTCCTCCACCCGTTTCGGGGTGCCGTTTGCCTTCAGATACGCCGGGCTGGCCAGCACCCGTAAACGGCTGTGGCCCAGCGGTCGGGCATGCAGAGTGGAATCGGCCAGCGGGCCGATACGGATGGCCACATCAGTGCGGCGCTCGAGCAGATCGATGTAGCGCTCGCTGCTGTTGATCTCCAGCGCGACGTCAGGGAAACGCTCGCGGTAGCTGGCCACCAGCGGGGCGATCACATGCAGTACGAACGGGGTGGCCGCATCCACGCGCAGGCGGCCGGCGGGACGCTCGCGACGGGCGGCGATCTGTTCTTCGGCGGCTTCAACCGAGGCGACGATGGCGCGGGCCTGCTCCAGGAAGGCGCTGCCCTCTTCGGTGAGTTGCAGGCGGCGGGTGGTGCGGGTAAGCAGCGTGGTGCCGAGCTTTTCTTCCAGCCGGGCAAGCGCGCGGCTGACGCCGGAGGTGGTCTGGCCCAGGGTCTCGGCGGCGGCGGTGATCGAGCCGCTGTCGATGACAGCGATGAAGGCCTGCATTTCGTCGAGGGTGGTTTTCACGGGGTGCATTATTGCGCGCAGATCAATAGTGATTGGCGTGAAGACCGCTTTTTCCGCAACAGTCGGGCGCGCAGACTGCGCAGCCTCATCCCTCACCGGTCCCTTCCCATGTCTCGTGGCATTCCCTTGGCCTTATTGGCGCTCACGCTGGGTGCGTACGCCATTGGCACCACCGAATTCGTCATTGTCGGGCTGATTCCCACCATCGCCGCCGACCTCGGCGTCACCTTGCCGTCAGCCGGACTGCTGGTCTCGCTGTATGCGCTGGGCGTGGCAGTCGGCGCGCCGGTGCTGACCGCGCTCACCGGCCGGGTGCCGCGTAAAACCCTGCTGGTGGCGCTGATGCTGCTGTTCACCGTGGGCAACCTGATTGCCTGGATGGCCCCCACCTACGGCTCGCTGATCGTGGCGCGGGTGCTGACCGGGCTGGCCCACGGCGTGTTCTTCTCGATTGGCTCGATCATCGCCACCTCGGTGGTGCCGAAGGAAAAAGCCGCCAGCGCAATCGCGATCATGTTCACCGGGCTGACCGTGGCGTTGGTCACCGGGGTGCCGCTGGGTACCTTCATCGGCCAGCACCTGGGCTGGCGTGCCACCTTCCTTGCGGTGGCGGCGCTGGGTGTGATCGCCCTGCTGGGCAGCCTGCTGTTCGTGCCGCGCAACCTGCAGCGCAGCGAGCCGGCCACCTTTGGCCAGCAGCTGGCGGTGCTGGCGCAGCCGCGCCTGCTGCTGGTGTATGCGATCACCGCGCTGGGCTATGGCGGCACCTTCCTGTCGTTTACTTACCTGGCCTCGATCCTGCAGGACGTGACCGGCTTCTCCGCCAATGCGGTGAGCGGGGTGCTGCTGGTGTATGGCGTGTCGGTAGCCATCGGCAACCTGTGGGGTGGTCGTCAGGCCGACCGCCGCGGTCCGATTCCGGCGCTGATGCTGATCTTCAGCCTGCTGGCACTGGTGCTGCTGGCGCTGACCTTCACCGCGCACTCCACGGTGCTGGTGCTGCTGACGGTGCTGGCGCTGGGCGCCGTGGCGTTCGGCAATGTGCCGGGGCTGCAGGTGTATGTGGTGAAGCAGGCGCAGCGCT is part of the Stenotrophomonas oahuensis genome and encodes:
- a CDS encoding MFS transporter, which encodes MSRGIPLALLALTLGAYAIGTTEFVIVGLIPTIAADLGVTLPSAGLLVSLYALGVAVGAPVLTALTGRVPRKTLLVALMLLFTVGNLIAWMAPTYGSLIVARVLTGLAHGVFFSIGSIIATSVVPKEKAASAIAIMFTGLTVALVTGVPLGTFIGQHLGWRATFLAVAALGVIALLGSLLFVPRNLQRSEPATFGQQLAVLAQPRLLLVYAITALGYGGTFLSFTYLASILQDVTGFSANAVSGVLLVYGVSVAIGNLWGGRQADRRGPIPALMLIFSLLALVLLALTFTAHSTVLVLLTVLALGAVAFGNVPGLQVYVVKQAQRFAPQAADVASGLNIAAFNVGIAMGASLGGLVVDHLGLMHTPWLGALVVLGALGLTALSGRLDRRDGVADRAEGIAVTAH
- a CDS encoding LysR substrate-binding domain-containing protein, whose translation is MKTTLDEMQAFIAVIDSGSITAAAETLGQTTSGVSRALARLEEKLGTTLLTRTTRRLQLTEEGSAFLEQARAIVASVEAAEEQIAARRERPAGRLRVDAATPFVLHVIAPLVASYRERFPDVALEINSSERYIDLLERRTDVAIRIGPLADSTLHARPLGHSRLRVLASPAYLKANGTPKRVEDLQQHALLGFGEPDSLNHWPLPGRTDALLHIKPEVSVSSGETLLRLAQAGAGIVCLSDFMTQRDRDAGTLVQVLPALTVEVRQPIHAVYYRNTAVSARITSFLDHLAAGMTGPAFVR